Within Kiritimatiellia bacterium, the genomic segment CGTTGGCCGCCACGGACAAACCAGCGCGGTATTCTTACCACGAGTCCGGCTGGTGGAGGGCTGCTCGCGAGGCCGAGCCGCACACCCTGGTTGCTGCGGACCTTGATTCGGAAGGGAGCCTGTCGCTAGCGGTGCCTGTTTGCCGTCCGGGCAGGCGGTCTATCGTTGACGGCGTATTGTGTGCCCGCGTTGATCTCGCGCCGGCGGCTGAGCAGCGCCTTTTGTCGTCTGGCCGGCGTCTCTTCGTTTTGCTGAGCGGGGACGTTGCCTGGTTGATCGGAGGCGACTCTTTGGCGGGAGAGGGTTTGGCGCCCATCGTGGACGAACTGGCCCGCCGCAAAGAGACAAAAGGTCGCGCCCGCGAGTATCGATATCGGATTTTGCCGGTCTCTGCCGGGATCGTATGGACGCAACCGGCGAGATTGCTTGTGGCCCGGGTGGAGCCCGGCTTCCCGCTTCACCGGTTTGTCAGACCGGCGCTGGTATTGATGTTCGGTATTCTTTTGGCCGCGCTGATACCGCCTGCGGCAGACGTCTGGTTGCGAGCCAAACTGCTAAAGCCGTTGGAAGAGCCGCTGCATGCAGGGTTTTGGATTCTCCACACCGCTCTGGGTCGCGGCCGGCTCTCCTCGAGGCGAGAGCCGATACAGAAAGAGCTCGCCGCGTGGTTTGAGAATTTGCAGAGCAGCCCTTCCCGACTCTCAGAGGCTATTTCCGAAGACATGCGCCGAGACATGGCGATGGCTCTCGAATTTCAACAGGCCTTCCTCAATCGTCCCTATCCGGTTGTCCCGGAAGTGCATCTGCCGGGCCGGCTGCGTCTGGAGTTCGCGCACCTTTACCAGCCTGCCCTCGCGATGGGAGGCGATTTCTTCGATATTACAGCCTTGGCGAATGACACGGCGGGAATTTTTATCGGCGATGTGATGGGGCACGGGACGAGCAGCGCCCTTATCGTGGCGATGCTACGGACGTTGATTGCCGAGCAGTCGCGGCGCGGGCGAAATGCGCCGCTCTTTCTTCGGGAGCTCAATAACGAGTTTTGCAAGATTCTGAGCGCGTTTCCACAGACGATCTTTGCGTCGGCGGCCTACTTCGTCGCGGATACCACGTCGCGTATTGCCACCTACTCCGTGGCCGGGCACCCGCCGCCGTTCCACTTGCACCGTTCCGTGGGCCGCGTGAGCCGGCTGGAAACGCCGAAACCCGCGGGTGTCGCGCTTGGTCTCATCCCCGGTGAAGAGTATGGCGGGGGAACGGTTCGACTCGAGGATGGCGATGCTTTCATCTTCTTTACCGATGGCGTCTACGAGGCGACCAATCCGGCCGGGGAGGAATTCGGCATTGCGCGCTTAGAGCGGGTTCTCCGATCGAATGTTTATCGTCCATCTCGAGAGATTCTCCCGGCCGTGATGGATGCGATTCGCCAGTTTACCGCCGGTAATCCGCTGAAGGACGATGTTTGTCTTGTCGCTGTGGACATTCGCACTGATTCAAGGTGATCGGTCCGCGAACCGTGAGGGTCCGCCAGTCTTCGTGAAAGACCACTTGGAAGGATGAGCGGTTTACCCTACGAAGAGGACGGCTCGGAATCCTCAACCTGAACTCGAAGCGTGGAACTTTTCAGCACCTGCGCTTGCAAGCATGCCCGCGCCGCCAGCTCAGATATCGGACCTTGGCACTTGGAAACGTGTCCTTCGGTCACGGTGATGAGCGGTACCATTTCCGGTGTCATCAGCGTGCTTTTTAGGTGGGCGGTCTGGGAGGGAAGCACAAAGGTCTTTCGGCAGTGCGGGCATCGGCCTTTACGGCCGCTGTCTACATCGCGGACCCACAATTTCTGACCGCAAGCCGGGCAGCTCATTTTGAACTCCATCTGGCCCTGTGCGCGAACGATCAGAATCGACAATGGCAGGGCGGATTCGGCCGGGAGCATTCGATAGGCGCCCTTCAAATTCTCTAAAGAGATGGCGTCAATGTGGTTGACCAGAAGCGCCGCCGCATCGCAATCCAAGACCTGGCGAATGAGGGCCCCCTCCTCTTCGGGGCGATAGTGGATCAGGCGCAATTCGATAATGCGGTCCTCCGCGACAAATTCATTGCCCTTTCCGCCGCATACAGTATCGATGAACCGGCCGCCGACGGCCGAGTCGATGGACACAATGGCAATCGCGACGCGCGGACGGGAAGAGGAGGAATTTTCCGTCATATACGAATTCTAGCAGGGTGGTTCTTCAAAGAAAGACAGGAAATGCTTCCTACCGCACTTTGTTTTGCTCGATGCGTTTTTTCCGGATCTCTTCGGCGAGAGCGTAGGGAACTGCTTCGTAGTGCTCGAATTCCATGGTGAAGGAAGCGCGTCCTTGGGTCAGCGTGCGGAGGTGGTTCGCATAGCCGAACATTTCGGCCAACGGGACGAGGCCGCTGATGACCTTCTGGTTGCCCTTCTGTTCCATGCTTTCGATCCGGCCACGCCGCTGGGCGATGCTGCCGGTGACCGCGCCCATAAACTCTTCCGGAGTCACCACTTCCACATCCATGATCGGCTCCAGTAATTCTGGCGCAGCGCGTTGGAACGCCTCCTTGAACGCGATCCGGCCCGCCTCCTGGAAGGCGATGTCGCTCGAGTCGACCTCGTGATACGAGCCATCGAACAGCGTCACCTTCACATCGACGACCGGATACCCGGCAAACGGCCCCGATTGCATCGCCTTGATGATGCCCTTTTCGACCGACGGAATGAAATTCTGCGGAATTCGGCCGCCGACGATTGCGTTGATGAACTCGAAGCCTGCCCCCTTTTCGTTGGGCTCGAGTCGGATCTTGCAATGGCCGTATTGGCCTCGGCCGCCGGACTGCTTGATGTATTTGCCCTCCTGTTCGACGGTGGCCGTGCAGGTTTCCCGATAGGCCACTTCGGGGCGGCCCACGACCGCATTCACGCCGAATTCGCGTTTCAAACGGTCGACGATGATTTCGAGGTGTAATTCGCCCATCCCCGAGATGATCGTTTCTGCCGTCTCTGTATCGTAGCCGACGGTGAAGGTCGGATCCTCGTCCGCCAGCCGGAACAAGGCCTCGCTTAGCTTTTCGTTGGCGGCCTGCGACTCCGGCTTGATGCTGATGGAGACGACCGGCGACGGGAATTCGATCGCCATCAAATGGATCGGATGATCCTCATGGCAGAGCGTGTCGCCCGTCTTGGTGTCGCTGAAGCCCACGACGGCCACGATTTCACCTGCATAGGCCTGTTCGAGCGGCTCCTGTTTGTTGGCGTGCATGCGCAGCAGGCGGCCCACTCGCTGGGTCTTGTCGCGGGTGATGTTGTACACCGCCTCGCCCTGCTTGAGGGTCCCCGAGTAAATGCGGATGTACGTAAGCTTGCCCATGTGCTTGTCGGACATGATCTTGAATGCCATCGCCGAGAACGGCGCGTTGTCGTCCGCCATCCGCACATTGGCTTCCTTTTCTTTCGCGCAAATCACCGGTGGAATGTCCAAGGGCGACGGCAAGTAATCCACTACTCCGTTCAGGATCAACTGCACGCCCTTGTTTTTGAAGGCGGAGCCGCAGAAGACCGGCGTCATTCGGCGGGCGATGGTGGCCTTTCGGATCGCGGCCATCAGTTCTTCCGTGGTGAGTTCCTCGCCGCTCAAATACTTTTCCAGTAGCGCATCATCCTGTTCGGCCGCCTTTTCGATCAGGTGGTGCCGCCATTTCTGCGCCTCTTCGACCAGTTCCGCCGGGATGTCGCTTTCAATCATCCGCTGGCCCTGTGTCGCTTCGTCGAAGGTAATGGCCTTCATTTTCACGAGATCGACGACCCCTTGGAAATTGTCCTCCGCTCCGATCGGGATCACCAGCGGCACCGCATTGGCCTCCAGTTGGGACTTCATTTCCTCCAGCACCCGGAAAAAATCCGCGCCGACGCGGTCCATTTTGTTCACAAAGGCGATTTTCGGGACGCCGTACTTTTCCGATTGGCGCCACACGGTTTCCGACTGCGGCTCAACCCCGCCGACCGCGCAATACAGAGCAACCGCGCCGTCCAGCACGCGCAACGACCGCTCAACCTCGACGGTGAAATCCACGTGGCCCGGCGTGTCGATGAGCGACACCTGATGGTCCCGCCACATGAACGACGTCGCGGCGGCCGTGATGGTGATGCCACGCTCGCGCTCCTGCGGCATCCAGTCCAGTTGCGCGGCGCCATCGTGCACTTCGCCAATTTTGTGAACCTTCCCCGAATAGTAGAGAATGCGTTCGCTCGTCGTGGTCTTGCCCGCGTCGATATGGGCC encodes:
- a CDS encoding serine/threonine-protein phosphatase, with amino-acid sequence MTPEINRRWKLGFWLILALPILAITIGSTVFLVWLELANLEEGFEREAIEARVAFETILIAEASRLQTVASLSAVTSIAQSAPRRLGEGVDDRDLIEQQWEQINREHSLLRRILDNEAAVTLRRLRDDDPRLRELILTDLHGNTLAATDKPARYSYHESGWWRAAREAEPHTLVAADLDSEGSLSLAVPVCRPGRRSIVDGVLCARVDLAPAAEQRLLSSGRRLFVLLSGDVAWLIGGDSLAGEGLAPIVDELARRKETKGRAREYRYRILPVSAGIVWTQPARLLVARVEPGFPLHRFVRPALVLMFGILLAALIPPAADVWLRAKLLKPLEEPLHAGFWILHTALGRGRLSSRREPIQKELAAWFENLQSSPSRLSEAISEDMRRDMAMALEFQQAFLNRPYPVVPEVHLPGRLRLEFAHLYQPALAMGGDFFDITALANDTAGIFIGDVMGHGTSSALIVAMLRTLIAEQSRRGRNAPLFLRELNNEFCKILSAFPQTIFASAAYFVADTTSRIATYSVAGHPPPFHLHRSVGRVSRLETPKPAGVALGLIPGEEYGGGTVRLEDGDAFIFFTDGVYEATNPAGEEFGIARLERVLRSNVYRPSREILPAVMDAIRQFTAGNPLKDDVCLVAVDIRTDSR
- the fusA gene encoding elongation factor G, producing the protein MGRAVPLNRVRNIGIMAHIDAGKTTTSERILYYSGKVHKIGEVHDGAAQLDWMPQERERGITITAAATSFMWRDHQVSLIDTPGHVDFTVEVERSLRVLDGAVALYCAVGGVEPQSETVWRQSEKYGVPKIAFVNKMDRVGADFFRVLEEMKSQLEANAVPLVIPIGAEDNFQGVVDLVKMKAITFDEATQGQRMIESDIPAELVEEAQKWRHHLIEKAAEQDDALLEKYLSGEELTTEELMAAIRKATIARRMTPVFCGSAFKNKGVQLILNGVVDYLPSPLDIPPVICAKEKEANVRMADDNAPFSAMAFKIMSDKHMGKLTYIRIYSGTLKQGEAVYNITRDKTQRVGRLLRMHANKQEPLEQAYAGEIVAVVGFSDTKTGDTLCHEDHPIHLMAIEFPSPVVSISIKPESQAANEKLSEALFRLADEDPTFTVGYDTETAETIISGMGELHLEIIVDRLKREFGVNAVVGRPEVAYRETCTATVEQEGKYIKQSGGRGQYGHCKIRLEPNEKGAGFEFINAIVGGRIPQNFIPSVEKGIIKAMQSGPFAGYPVVDVKVTLFDGSYHEVDSSDIAFQEAGRIAFKEAFQRAAPELLEPIMDVEVVTPEEFMGAVTGSIAQRRGRIESMEQKGNQKVISGLVPLAEMFGYANHLRTLTQGRASFTMEFEHYEAVPYALAEEIRKKRIEQNKVR